GTCCTGCAGGCCGACCAGCTCCACCTTGCCCACGTCCTTGACCCGCTGCAATTGCAACTGGATGCGGTCGGCATAATCCTTGAGCACTGCGTAATCGAAGCCACTGCCGGTCAGCGCGTAGATGTTGCCGAAGGTGGTGCCGAATTCATCGTTGAAGAATGGCCCCTGAATGCCGACTGGCAGGGTATGGCGGATATCGCTGATCTTCTTGCGCACCTGATACCAAAGCTCGGGAATCTCGGCGCTGCGCATCGAGTCGCGGGCCATGAAGGTAACCTGCGACTCCCCCGGCCGCGAGAAACTGACGATGCGGTCGTACTCGCCGGTTTCCATCAGTTTCTTCTCGATACGCTCGGTGACCTGACGTGCCACCTCTTCGGCACTGGCACCCGGCCAGTTGGTGCGAATCACCATGGCCTTGAACGTGAAGGGTGGATCCTCGCTCTGCCCCAGCTTGGTGTAGGAAATACCACCGACTATGGCCAGCAGCAGCATGATATAGAGCACGATCTCGCGGTGGCGCAACGCCCAGGCAGACAGGTTGAAGCTCATCGGCTTACTCCTTGGCGGCCATGTCGACGTTGCGATTGTCACGATCGACCGGGCGTACCTGCTGCCCCTCACGCAGCATGTGCACGCCGGCAGCCACGACCCAATCGCTGGCGCTCAGCCCTTCGAGCACCGGCACCTGGTTGTCGCCATAGGCGCCCACACGCACCGCCCGCCGTTCCACCTTGTGCTCGGCAGATGTGACCACCCAGACGTAGGGCTGATCCTGCTCGGCGCTCAGGGCAGACAGCGGCACGGCCAGCGGCACCAAGCCGTCGCTGGCGATGAACACCCGCGCACTCTGGCCCAGTTCGGCCGGTATATCGCCTTCGGCGAAGGCCACTCGCGCGGCGAAGGTACGCGACTGCGGATCGGCCGCCGGTGCCATCTCGCGAATGCGCCCGGGGAAGCGCCGCCCCGGCTGTGACCACAGCTCCACCTCGACGCTCTGGCCGAGCTGGAAGCGGCCGAAATTATGCTCGGGCAGGCTGATCGCCACTTCACGCTCACCATCGGCTGCCAGAGTGAACACGCCCTGCCCGGCCGCCACCACCTGCCCGACTTCGAGCATGCGCCGCGCGATCACCCCGTCCTGCGGAGCGCGCAGCACGGTGTAGTCGGTCTGATTGCGCGCCACATCGTATTCGGCCCGCACCTGCTTGAGTCGCGCTTCGGCAGAACGGAACTGGTTGTCGAGATTGTCGTATTGCGAGCGGCTGACCAGGTTGCGTGCCAGCAACGCCTTGTAACGTTCACGCTCGGCACGCAGGGTCTGCAGATTGGCCTCGGCCGCCGCCACCTGGGCCCGTGAGGCCTGCAGTTGCAGACGCACATCCTGCGGATCCAGTTCGGCCAGTGGCTGATCGCGCTTGACCCGATCACCGACGTCCACCAGGCGCTTGCTCACCTTGCCAGCGATACGGAAAGCCAGTTCAGGCTCCAGGCGGGCGCGTACCTCCCCTGGGTAGCTGTCGACCAGGGCGGCGGCTGGCTGGGGGTGTACTACCATGGCAGGGCGGATGGACAGCTCGTTCTGCTCGCCGTTACCACAGGCAGAAAGCAGGACGGAAAGACCCAGGGACGCAAGGAGTGCGATGACATGGCGGGACATGATGACGACCTTTCAAAGAAGGTTTGGAATATTTGTACTGCCGAGTATAGTAGAAATAGCAAACTCACCAGTCCAGTATTAAAAGCCATCAATGCCTGACAAGTTGTTACAGCCTTCCGGCCCCGGCCGCCCCAAGGATCCCGCCAAGCGCCGCGCCATTCTCGACGCCGCCAAGACGCTGTTCCTGCGCCATGGCTACGACGGCAGCAGCATGGATGCCATCGCCAACGAAGCCGGGGTTTCCAAGCTCACGGTGTACAACCATTTCACCGACAAGGAGACGCTGTTCTCCGCTGCGATCAAGGCCAAGTGCGAAGAGCAACTGCCCGAGCTGTTGTTCAAGCTGCCGGATGACGTGCCGCTGGAAAAACAGCTACTCGAGATTGGCCGTGGCTTCCTCGCGCTGGTCAACAGCCGCGAGTCGGTAGAAATGCATCGCATGATGGTCAACCTGGCCAGCCAGGGCTCGAAGCTGGCGCAGATGTTCTACGAAGCCGGCCCCCTGCGCATTCAGGAAGAGATGGAACTGTTGCTGGGCAAAGCCGCACAGCGCGGTCTGCTGGCCATCGACGACCCGCAACGCGCGGCCGATCATTTCTTCTGTCTGCTCAAGGGCGGCGCGCATTTCCGCCTGCTGATCGGTTGTGGCGAACCGCTGCAAGGCAAGGCCGCCGAGCTGCACATGAACGACGCGGTGCAGCTCTTCCTGCGCGCCTATCGGCCAGGATCCGGCGCGCAGTAACGAGACGCCATTCGAGACTCAGGCTTCCAGCTTCTTCTTCGGATAGATGTCATAACGGCTGGATTTACCTTCCAGCACATAGCC
The genomic region above belongs to Pseudomonas sp. GOM7 and contains:
- a CDS encoding efflux RND transporter periplasmic adaptor subunit, which gives rise to MSRHVIALLASLGLSVLLSACGNGEQNELSIRPAMVVHPQPAAALVDSYPGEVRARLEPELAFRIAGKVSKRLVDVGDRVKRDQPLAELDPQDVRLQLQASRAQVAAAEANLQTLRAERERYKALLARNLVSRSQYDNLDNQFRSAEARLKQVRAEYDVARNQTDYTVLRAPQDGVIARRMLEVGQVVAAGQGVFTLAADGEREVAISLPEHNFGRFQLGQSVEVELWSQPGRRFPGRIREMAPAADPQSRTFAARVAFAEGDIPAELGQSARVFIASDGLVPLAVPLSALSAEQDQPYVWVVTSAEHKVERRAVRVGAYGDNQVPVLEGLSASDWVVAAGVHMLREGQQVRPVDRDNRNVDMAAKE
- a CDS encoding TetR/AcrR family transcriptional regulator — translated: MPDKLLQPSGPGRPKDPAKRRAILDAAKTLFLRHGYDGSSMDAIANEAGVSKLTVYNHFTDKETLFSAAIKAKCEEQLPELLFKLPDDVPLEKQLLEIGRGFLALVNSRESVEMHRMMVNLASQGSKLAQMFYEAGPLRIQEEMELLLGKAAQRGLLAIDDPQRAADHFFCLLKGGAHFRLLIGCGEPLQGKAAELHMNDAVQLFLRAYRPGSGAQ